CTGTGCCGAAATCAGATGGGGACTCCTTCTTAATTTCAGACCATTTGATGGTCTTTTTGTTGCCTTCAGGTCCTACCTCTATGGAAGTACCTGCAATAGTGTTCAGTGCTGTCAAAATATCTTTGCCATCTTCTGCAAAATTTGTTCCATTATAGGCTTTAACCAAATTGAACTTAAGCTCTGTTAGTGTTGGCTTTGCCCCTGAAGTTAATTTTTCATAAGGATTAGTCAATGCACCAGCTGCAAAATTATCTCTAACGGTACTCTGCCCTGTTGTTCCATTATATAAATTTCTTGGAGCTTTAGCATACAGAATAATATTCTTTGTTCCGACAGGAATAGCAATGTCACGATAAACACTACGCCAAGAAGTCATGTTCGTTCCGCTGACGTTATCTTTACTTGATGCATTTCCGCTAGTTCCAAGGTTTAGGGCTGCGGTAGATGTAGATTTCTCTCCAGTACCTGTATTTGTTCCAGGTGTGCCCTCGAAAGAAAACATTTCCATATTGTCCAATCCCAAAAACGTTTTATCGTTTTGGGTATAGTGCTCTGTCATTCTCGTTGAAACTCTGGCATTTCCGCCCTCATCATTTCCTGCATACGGAATGTTCAGGTAGAACTGTGTCTTCACCACCTGTCCTGCCACACCTGATCCTCCGTCCAGAGGATCTTCTGAATCTGAAGAGCAGGAAGTGAATCCTGCTGCGCTTGCAAGAAGCATTGCACTTGCCAAGCTAAATAGTTGAAATCTTTTCATAACTTTAGTCAGATTTTAGTATGTAAATAATCTTGTTAATTAAAAATTCTATCATATTGCATGAGGTTCTTCTTCGCCTCCTCATCGCCAGTCTCCATCGCCTGCTGCCAATAACGGCGGGCGGCTTCTCGGTTGCCCGTCATGTAGTAGGCTATGCCGAGGGCATTGGCGGCTCGCTTGTCGGCTTTTACCTTCTGCAATTCCTTCAACGCCTCCTGGTAACGCTCCGACTTGAGCAACTGGGTGGCTAGGTTGATGGTGGTCGCCGCCTCGTCAGGTACGTAATCGTAGTAGATGCGGAGGAAACCGGAATTGCGCTGGTTGCCCAGAATCTTATCACGAAGTTCTGCCCATGCCTTGCCTTGGTCGATACTCTTGATGCGACGCTCCCTGCGGTCGGCATCAGGTTCGCTGTCGATAATCCTCAGCAGTTCGTCCCGGCATTTCAGGTCGCTCTCCTTGATACTATAGCGAAGTTCAGCCCAAGCCTCTCCGCCATTGTTGCACTCGAAGTGCGAATCGGGAAGCAAGGTGCGTTGCTGAATATAATCCTTCAATGCCTCTGCTCGCTTACCAGCCAACTGTTCATTAAATTTCACGGAACCATCGATGGATGCAAGACCCACTATCTGGATAATCTTCACCGAAGAAGTGGTATCCTTCATGATGGCTTTGGTGATGTCGATAATCTGGTCGAGCACCTTGTTATTATTGCGGAACTCCTGCGTAATCTCAGCCTTCGACTTTGGGAAGAAAATGTAGAGTGCTCCTTCTTCCTGGCTCAAAACCAAATCCTTGGTGTAAGGACGATAGGTCTTAATATCTTGAAGCACAGGGTTGTTCTTCTGTAAATCGCCCGCCTTGCCCGTGTTGTCCTTGACGAACGAAAGGGCTGGGATAAACTGGATTTCGTTGAGCGTGCAATTATCTTCAGGAAGGATGATCTCCTGCGGCTCCTTCTGGCGGCAGTTGTCCATGCGGTCGGTAGCCCCGATGTTGTAAACCAGCGAAACAGCCAACTTGGTTGGCATCACGAAAGTCTTGTTTTTTTTCTCGATAGCTGTACCGCATTTTCCATAACAGTTATATTTGGTATAGCGAGTGAATCCCACTCCCAGTCCCAGTGCCGTTTCCAGGTTCCATCTGTTGCTCTTGCCGAGCGACCAGTCGTAACCATACACCAGTCCTACTGCACCCAAGTCACCTTGGAACCGATGCTTTTTTAGCTCTGGAAAAAAGCCGAAGGGGAAGTGTACGCCACCCGCATTGTAATGCGAGTAGAGTATGTTGGCTCCCAAGAAGTGTCCGATGTAGGGGCATCCAAGCCAGTATCTGATTTCCGGTTGTATCGCAATGTGCTTCAGCTTTTTGTTTCCACTATACGTAAATGTGTTCCATCCTAATGATAGATCCATCGACAATCGGTTAGATAGTCTGGTTTCTGCAGCGATATTGGGTGTTGTTGTAGCCCAGTATGCTAGGTTCGTCTTCAATCGCCAGTCTTGTGCCAGCGCGGAATTCATCGTAAGAGTAGAAATCAAGAGGAGCAGCATGCGCAGTCCATTACTTCTATTCATGTATCGTTCTCTTTATATTGTTCTTAATCTTCTTTATCGTTCTTAGATATACCGTATTTTGTACGGGTATACCATATTTTATGTCGGATATATCTGATTTTGCTCAGAATATACCATTCAAGTTAGTATAACTTTCATTTATTCATAGGCAAAGGTAGCAAAAAATCCGATAGCTTCCAAAAAAACGGGGGAGGCCGTCCGAAAACTTAATTAGGGAAGCAAACAACTGAATTGGGCATTTTTCTTTTGCTCTTTATAGTTAATTAACTTCGTATCTTCTTGATTCTCAATTATTTTATGTATCTTTGTAGTAAAAAACAAGAAAGATATGGCATATAAAAAAGGACAAGATAGACGACAGAGGGTTCTTTTCCCTGATTGCATTGACGAGTATGTAGAGGCTGACGCCCCTGTTCGCTTGTTTGATGCTTTTGTCGATAATCTCAAAATGGATGAACTGGGATTCGTCCGCAGTACTCCTGCAGAGACAGGTACTCCTGGATATGATCCTCGCGATCTCCTCAAACTCTATATTTATGGTTACTTCTATCAGGTACGT
The Segatella copri DNA segment above includes these coding regions:
- a CDS encoding DUF3575 domain-containing protein, which produces MNRSNGLRMLLLLISTLTMNSALAQDWRLKTNLAYWATTTPNIAAETRLSNRLSMDLSLGWNTFTYSGNKKLKHIAIQPEIRYWLGCPYIGHFLGANILYSHYNAGGVHFPFGFFPELKKHRFQGDLGAVGLVYGYDWSLGKSNRWNLETALGLGVGFTRYTKYNCYGKCGTAIEKKNKTFVMPTKLAVSLVYNIGATDRMDNCRQKEPQEIILPEDNCTLNEIQFIPALSFVKDNTGKAGDLQKNNPVLQDIKTYRPYTKDLVLSQEEGALYIFFPKSKAEITQEFRNNNKVLDQIIDITKAIMKDTTSSVKIIQIVGLASIDGSVKFNEQLAGKRAEALKDYIQQRTLLPDSHFECNNGGEAWAELRYSIKESDLKCRDELLRIIDSEPDADRRERRIKSIDQGKAWAELRDKILGNQRNSGFLRIYYDYVPDEAATTINLATQLLKSERYQEALKELQKVKADKRAANALGIAYYMTGNREAARRYWQQAMETGDEEAKKNLMQYDRIFN